The sequence GGTGCCGCGCTCGAACTCGGCGGCGCCCTTCACCGTGGCCACCAGGTTGGGGATCAACTGGTTGCGCGCGGTGAGCTGCACCCCGATGTTCGACTTCGCCTGCTCGGCGCGCTCGTCCAGGTCCTGGATGCGGTTGTAGCCGCACCCCCCGAGCCCCAGCCCCAGCGCCGCCGCCAGCACCATCTTCGCGAACCGCATCGTTCTCCTCCGGGAAAGCGGGTTCGTCTGCATCCTCGCAGCCTCTCGCAAGATCCGGGAACGAGCCTCACGCCGTCCCGTCCACGTAGCGGTCCACGTAGCGCACCACGCGCTCGACCGCGTCCAGGTACCCCACCACCACCGGCGCGTCGGAGCGCGCCTCCAGCTTCGCCCCGCCGTGCCGGGCGCGGTGCACCTCCAGCAGCGGCCCGGGATCGAACCCCGCGCGCTCCGCCGCCAGCCGCACCACGCCCTCCGCGTCGCGCGGCGCCTCGCCCCCGTCCAGCCGCAGCACGGTGCGGAAGAGCACCAGGAAGGTGGGGAACGAGTGCAGCAGCAGCGCCTCCAGCTCCGCCGGCTCCTCGGCCGACATCAGGTAGCGCTCGCGCAGCCGCACGTGCTTCCCCTTCAGCTCGCTCTCGCACTGGCGCCGGAGGTCTGCCGGGTCGATCTCCACCTCC is a genomic window of Longimicrobium sp. containing:
- a CDS encoding nucleotidyltransferase domain-containing protein; this translates as MGKEIERARAFAAELAGVYGDELVSAALYGSAARGEYREGVSDLNLLVLLKDASPAALRRGARLARGWVAERNPPPLVLSEEEWRSSADVWPIEMSDIRDAHLVLHGSDPFAEVEIDPADLRRQCESELKGKHVRLRERYLMSAEEPAELEALLLHSFPTFLVLFRTVLRLDGGEAPRDAEGVVRLAAERAGFDPGPLLEVHRARHGGAKLEARSDAPVVVGYLDAVERVVRYVDRYVDGTA